The following proteins come from a genomic window of Flavobacterium eburneipallidum:
- the hemF gene encoding oxygen-dependent coproporphyrinogen oxidase — protein sequence MKNKFYQYIQNLQDTIVSGLEAVDGQAKFREDIWERPEGGGGRTRVIENGTVFEKGGVNISAVHGKLPDSMQKLFNVGEADFFACGLSLVLHPKNPMVPTVHANWRYFEMYDDNGNVIQQWFGGGQDLTPYYLFEEDATHFHQTCKTACDKHNPEFYPKYKKQCDAYFWNAHRNEARGIGGLFFDYCKATEQMPMENWFSFVTEVGNSFLEAYVPIVERRKKLPYTPEQRTWQEIRRGRYVEFNLVHDKGTLFGLKTNGRIESILMSLPPNVQWVYDHHPESGSEEGKLIKVLENPVDWV from the coding sequence ATGAAAAACAAATTTTACCAATACATACAAAACCTCCAAGACACCATAGTTTCAGGATTAGAAGCTGTTGATGGTCAGGCTAAATTCCGTGAGGATATTTGGGAACGACCAGAAGGCGGTGGCGGAAGAACTCGTGTGATAGAAAACGGAACCGTTTTCGAAAAAGGCGGTGTCAATATTTCGGCAGTACACGGAAAATTGCCGGATAGTATGCAGAAATTGTTCAATGTAGGCGAAGCTGATTTTTTTGCCTGTGGATTGAGTTTGGTTTTGCATCCTAAAAACCCAATGGTGCCAACGGTTCACGCCAATTGGCGTTATTTCGAAATGTATGACGATAATGGAAATGTAATCCAACAATGGTTTGGAGGCGGACAGGATTTAACACCTTATTATTTGTTTGAAGAAGATGCAACTCATTTTCATCAAACCTGTAAAACCGCTTGCGACAAACACAATCCAGAATTTTACCCAAAATACAAAAAGCAATGTGATGCCTATTTTTGGAATGCACACCGCAACGAAGCCCGAGGAATTGGCGGATTGTTTTTCGATTATTGCAAAGCAACCGAGCAAATGCCAATGGAAAATTGGTTCAGCTTTGTTACCGAAGTAGGGAATAGTTTCTTGGAAGCATACGTTCCAATAGTTGAAAGAAGAAAAAAATTGCCTTATACACCAGAACAAAGAACTTGGCAAGAAATTCGCCGAGGACGTTATGTCGAATTCAATTTGGTACACGACAAAGGCACTTTGTTTGGACTAAAAACCAACGGAAGGATAGAAAGTATTTTGATGTCTTTACCACCAAATGTACAATGGGTATATGACCATCATCCAGAATCGGGAAGTGAAGAAGGAAAATTGATAAAAGTATTAGAAAACCCAGTTGATTGGGTATAA
- the hemB gene encoding porphobilinogen synthase, which produces MFPLHRGRRLRTNESIRSLVRETSLSPTDFMFPMFIAEGKNIKVEIPSMPGIFRRSIDLTVEEVKEIYALGIRAVNIYVKISEDLKDNAGTEAWNKDGLMQQAIRAIKTACPEMIVMPDVALDPYSIYGHDGIIANGDVENDSTVAALVKMAVSHAEAGADFVAPSDMMDGRVLRLREGLDAAGFHNVGIMSYSAKYASAFYGPFRDALGSAPKDADVVVPKDKKTYQMDYANRIEAIREAVWDVEEGADMVMVKPGIAYLDIVREVKNAVNVPVTVFHVSGEYAMIKAAAERGWLDNDAIMMEQLMCIKRAGASLISTYFAKEAAIILNQK; this is translated from the coding sequence ATGTTCCCATTACACAGAGGTAGAAGATTAAGAACTAATGAATCCATTCGTTCATTGGTTCGTGAAACCAGTTTGAGTCCCACCGATTTTATGTTTCCGATGTTCATTGCCGAAGGCAAAAACATAAAAGTTGAAATACCGTCAATGCCAGGAATTTTTCGCCGTTCGATTGATTTGACTGTGGAGGAAGTCAAAGAAATTTATGCTTTAGGAATTAGGGCAGTCAATATTTACGTAAAAATAAGCGAAGATTTAAAAGATAACGCTGGTACCGAAGCTTGGAACAAAGACGGATTGATGCAACAAGCCATTCGTGCCATCAAAACTGCTTGTCCCGAAATGATTGTGATGCCCGATGTAGCTTTGGATCCGTATTCCATTTATGGTCACGACGGAATTATTGCTAATGGCGATGTCGAAAACGATTCGACTGTTGCTGCTTTGGTAAAAATGGCAGTTTCTCACGCCGAGGCTGGTGCCGATTTTGTTGCTCCATCCGATATGATGGACGGACGTGTATTGCGTTTGCGTGAAGGATTGGACGCTGCAGGTTTTCATAACGTGGGCATTATGAGTTATTCGGCTAAATATGCTTCGGCTTTTTACGGCCCATTTCGTGATGCTCTGGGAAGTGCTCCAAAAGATGCTGATGTTGTTGTTCCAAAAGATAAAAAAACCTATCAAATGGATTATGCCAACCGCATTGAAGCCATTCGTGAAGCCGTTTGGGATGTCGAAGAAGGTGCTGATATGGTTATGGTAAAACCAGGAATTGCCTATTTGGATATCGTTCGTGAAGTAAAAAATGCGGTGAATGTTCCAGTAACTGTTTTTCACGTTTCGGGTGAATATGCGATGATCAAAGCTGCTGCTGAAAGAGGCTGGCTCGACAATGATGCTAT